The Campylobacter ureolyticus ACS-301-V-Sch3b genomic sequence GAGTTTTCCATCTTTATATTCTGATTTATACAAAACTTGATTTAAAAGTTTTTCATTAAATTCTTTTACATCAATTTTTTTTCAAAAAGTATAAAATCTATAATGGTTTTTTTAAAATCTTCTTCATATATTTCAAAAGGTTTCTGTGGTTTTTGATATGACAAATATTCTTTTGAATCTATCCATTGATGTGTATTATATTTTGTATCTACTTTTGTTCTTGCAACTCCTAACCAATATTTTTCTATTTCTTGCCACTTATTTTTTATATCATGCCTACCTTGATTTTTAACCCTTTCAAGTCCATCATCTTCCATATAGCAAGCAAATATTTTTTTATCTTTTTGTGGTTTTCCAGTTTCAAAAACAAATACACTTGTTGTTACTCCAGCATCAAAAAGTTTTTCTGGTAATTTTATAATCATATCAAGTGTATGTCTTTTTAATAATGATTGCATTTTATCTTTTTCTAGTTTTTTATCTGGTAATATAAATGCACACTTTGTACCAGTAGGAACATTGTCTAGTACATTTGTAACTATTTTTTTACAACCGTATTTTTTCTCGTATGGAGGATTCATCAATACTTTAGTAATATTTTTAGATTTGATCCATTTGCAAGCTTCCTTTTCTCTTGTATCATATTGCTCCAAATTAGTCTTACCATCTTTGTGAATAAGCATATTGGCACAAGCTAGGGCAAAAATTTCTCTGTCAAACTCGATACCATAAAGCTTATTTTGTTTTATATCTTCTGCTTCTTTTGTATTAACACCTCCAACCTCTTTTATCATATTTGCCATTGCTTTTACTAAAAACGCTCCGCTGCCGCAGGTGGCGTCAAGTAGGCGGTCATTGTAGGTTATCTCTAGTAAATCATACATAAATGAAGTAATATGCTCAGGGGTAAATACTTGACCACTTTCGGACTTTTTCTTGTATCTATTAAATTCATTAAAGAAAATACCCATTACATCTTCGCCGTTCCAGTTATCTGAGTTTATGGACTCTGCAATTTCAATAATACAATCAATAAATGTATTGATATCTTCTTGATTTTCTACAATGTTCATTTTTATTTCGCTATACACCTCAAGTAAAATATCTATTTTAAGATTTTGTTTTCTATGGTCTTGAAGTGATTTTGCCAGAGTGTCATATATTTTGTTCCTAAATGGTTCATAGCCATTATCTTTAATTGCTTCAAGATTGCCACCAAATCTTTCTACTACTAAGGCTGAAGCTGTAAATATCATTCTGTGATATAAATTTTTAATTCCAAATTTAAAATGTAGTAAATCATTTATTCTTTTTGTTAAGGTGAAAATTTTGTTTTTGTCTATGTAGTTTTCTTTAAATAAATCAATATAGTATTGCTTATTTTGAAGTTTATTAGCTACTCTTATAAGTTCCTTGTTTTTATATATAGCAATTTCCTTACCATTGTACAAAATACCAATAGTTTTTTTATACTTGCTTGAAATTATATCTATATTTTTCATAAGTTCATCAATAAAAGCCTGTTTGTTGATATCTTTTTCTTCTGACTTTGTTTCAAGAATTATTGCAACATCATTCATATTTTTAGGTAAATACCAACCATCTGGCTTATCTGAATATCCCTTAAAGCCTAATTGATTAAAAGTAGTTATTTGACCGGTACCTTGGTTAATGTTTTCTTCAACATCACCAAAGCCTAGTACTTCTTTTGCATAACCTCTAACCTGGTCTTCTGTCTTTAAACTCATTTCCTAATCCTCGTTACTAAAATCATTTCAAAACTAATTGTATCATTAGGAGTAAAAGATAAAGCTTTGCACATTTTTTTTAAATTTTTAAATATAATAGACTTATCTTTACTCATTTGTGCCACCATAAACATCTGCTGTAAGCCCTGCATAGCTATTACATCTGTTTTATTTAAATTTTTTTACTGATTGCAACCACAAGAGTTTATATCTAAATGCCACAATACTCCTCTTTTTTATTTTTTTATTTTTTTATTTAATTTGCTTAATTATAGCAAAAACACTATATTAAATCTTTTAAGTTTTTTACATGCCTTTATTCATCTTTATAAAAGATAAAATGTCTATAAAGATATAAAAAATACAAAATTTAAATTTACTTCTTTTGTATAAATACTATACTCTTCACGTGATCTTCTTTGTCCAAACTTAGATTAATGTCATACTCTATAAGCAGAAACCTGAAAAGGACAGATTTTATTAAATATCTTTTTCTGTTTTCTTGCCATAAATTTTAATTTCCTCTATCAATTCATTAAGTAATATCTTCTTGTCGGTATCTTAAATGACTATATGAATGATATTAAAATTAAAAAAAATCTTATAGATGCTATCAGAGATTATTTTTTCTTCAAAGATTGCCTCTTGTTCTGCATATTCTAACTGGTCATAGCATCAAGTCTAAGATTTAAATAAGAAATTTAACTTATCTAGGACTACCATGAGGAAATATATTAATTCAGAAGTGCTCAAATTTTAAGTATTATAAAATTTTATAGGTTTTAATAAAAAAGAACGCCCTTATACAAGAGCATTATTCAAATAAAGAGCTATCTTTTGAACTTGGTGAGTATTGAAAAAACATGAAAATTATTATAAGAATGAGGTGGGGAGGTAGACTCTAAT encodes the following:
- a CDS encoding class I SAM-dependent DNA methyltransferase, which encodes MSLKTEDQVRGYAKEVLGFGDVEENINQGTGQITTFNQLGFKGYSDKPDGWYLPKNMNDVAIILETKSEEKDINKQAFIDELMKNIDIISSKYKKTIGILYNGKEIAIYKNKELIRVANKLQNKQYYIDLFKENYIDKNKIFTLTKRINDLLHFKFGIKNLYHRMIFTASALVVERFGGNLEAIKDNGYEPFRNKIYDTLAKSLQDHRKQNLKIDILLEVYSEIKMNIVENQEDINTFIDCIIEIAESINSDNWNGEDVMGIFFNEFNRYKKKSESGQVFTPEHITSFMYDLLEITYNDRLLDATCGSGAFLVKAMANMIKEVGGVNTKEAEDIKQNKLYGIEFDREIFALACANMLIHKDGKTNLEQYDTREKEACKWIKSKNITKVLMNPPYEKKYGCKKIVTNVLDNVPTGTKCAFILPDKKLEKDKMQSLLKRHTLDMIIKLPEKLFDAGVTTSVFVFETGKPQKDKKIFACYMEDDGLERVKNQGRHDIKNKWQEIEKYWLGVARTKVDTKYNTHQWIDSKEYLSYQKPQKPFEIYEEDFKKTIIDFILFEKKLM